A region of Diospyros lotus cultivar Yz01 chromosome 3, ASM1463336v1, whole genome shotgun sequence DNA encodes the following proteins:
- the LOC127796429 gene encoding 40S ribosomal protein S15a, with protein sequence MVRVSVLNDALKSMYNAEKRGKRQVMIRPSSKVIIKFLLVMQKHGYIGEFEYVDDHRAGKIVVELNGRLNKCGVISPRFDVGVKEIEPWTARLLPSRQFGYIVLTTSAGIMDHEEARRKNVGGKVLGFFY encoded by the exons ATGGTGAGGGTTAGTGTTCTGAATGATGCTTTAAAGAGCATGTACAATGCAGAGAAGAGAGGCAAACGACAGGTTATGATCAGGCCATCCTCTAAAGTGATAATCAAATTTCTCCTCGTCATGCAGAAGCATG GTTACATTGGTGAATTTGAGTACGTCGATGATCACAGAGCTGGAAAAATTGTAGTTGAATTGAATGGAAGGCTGAACAAATGTGGGGTTATTAGTCCCCGTTTTGATGTTGGGGTGAAAGAGATCGAACCTTGGACCGCACGACTGCTTCCATCCAGACAG TTTGGCTACATTGTGCTGACAACTTCAGCGGGCATCATGGATcatgaagaagcaagaagaaagAATGTTGGTGGCAAAGTACTTGGCTTCTTTTATTGA
- the LOC127797168 gene encoding probable histone H2B.1 has translation MAPKAEKKPAEKKPAEEKKTTVAEKAPAEKKPKAGKKLPKEGGAAAGDKKKKKKAKSVETYKIYIFKVLKQVHPDIGISSKAMGIMNSFINDIFEKLAQEASRLARYNKKPTITSREIQTAVRLVLPGELAKHAVSEGTKAVTKFTSS, from the coding sequence ATGGCACCGAAGGCCGAGAAGAAGCCCGCCGAGAAGAAGCCGGCGGAGGAAAAGAAGACCACGGTGGCGGAGAAGGCTCCGGCGGAGAAGAAGCCGAAGGCCGGGAAGAAGCTGCCGAAGGAGGGCGGAGCCGCCGCCGgagacaagaagaagaagaagaaggccaAGAGCGTGGAAACGTACAAGATCTACATCTTCAAGGTGCTGAAGCAGGTCCATCCCGACATCGGGATCTCGAGCAAGGCAATGGGAATTATGAACAGTTTCATCAACGACATCTTTGAGAAGCTCGCTCAGGAGGCTTCCAGACTCGCTCGCTACAACAAGAAGCCGACGATTACCTCCCGCGAGATCCAGACTGCGGTCAGGCTCGTCTTGCCCGGTGAATTAGCCAAGCATGCCGTCTCGGAGGGTACAAAGGCGGTGACCAAGTTCACCAGTTCCTGA
- the LOC127797170 gene encoding small RNA-binding protein 11, chloroplastic-like, with translation MAGQLSSKLFVSRLSFYTTNEGLGRLFSPFGVVADARLVYDSKTKRNKGFGFVTFDSETEAQNALNAMNGRIINGRLILVEFAKTERQGEGCS, from the exons ATGGCGGGGCAACTTTCTAGCAAGCTCTTTGTGAGCc GGCTGTCATTTTACACCACGAATGAAGGACTGGGGAGGCTGTTTTCTCCTTTTGGCGTGGTTGCAGATG CCAGGCTAGTTTATGACTCCAAAACGAAAAGGAATAAAGGGTTTGGTTTTGTCACCTTTGATTCAGAGACTGAAGCACAGAATGCTCTCAACGCCATGAACGGCAGG ATAATAAATGGAAGGCTGATCTTAGTGGAATTTGCAAAGACCGAACGACAAGGAGAAGGTTGCTCTTGA
- the LOC127797169 gene encoding glycine-rich RNA-binding protein 4, mitochondrial-like, with protein MQYWKGGVRLIPPFLFSRQLVVRRSCSKLFVGGLSYDTNENVLKDAFEQHGEIIEAKVICDHVNGKSKGYGFVQFSSETAACTALKEMNGQLLDGRNIRIEYAHKG; from the exons ATGCAGTACTGGAAGGGCGGTGTTCGTCTCATCcctcctttccttttctctaGACAGCTTGTAGTGCGCCGTTCTTGCAGCAAATTGTTCGTCGGAG GACTTTCTTATGATACTAATGAGAATGTCCTAAAGGATGCTTTTGAACAGCATGGTGAAATAATTGAAG CGAAAGTTATTTGTGACCACGTGAATGGCAAATCAAAAGGATATGGGTTCGTCCAGTTCAGTTCAGAAACTGCAGCCTGCACAGCCTTAAAGGAAATGAACGGTCAG TTACTAGATGGCAGAAATATACGCATTGAGTACGCGCACAAGGGGTGA